Proteins from a single region of Nocardiopsis dassonvillei subsp. dassonvillei DSM 43111:
- the pfkB gene encoding 1-phosphofructokinase, translating into MILTLTPNPSVDHTLEVSHLTRGEVLRVGSTRAQAGGKGVNVSRALRRAGVPTRAVLPVGGGGGAELTTLLGDLPCVAVPIEGETRGNIAVTEDDGTTTKLNAPGPVLSPEETDALLSALESELDRGPAWVVASGSLPSGTPDDLYVRVAELAASYGVPLALDTSGKPLEAAARAGSVALLKPNQEELAELIGRELTTVGAVTEAAREVLGWGNGSALVTLGGHGAILVDPEHTWWARGPRVRTRSTVGAGDCALAGFLGAEGSPEDRLRHAVAWGTAAVSLPGTTVPSPDDVAADAITAVADPDPQWPVDTL; encoded by the coding sequence ATGATCCTGACCCTCACCCCCAACCCGAGCGTGGACCACACCCTGGAGGTCAGTCACCTGACCCGCGGTGAGGTCCTGCGCGTGGGCTCCACCCGCGCGCAGGCGGGCGGCAAGGGCGTCAACGTCTCCCGCGCGCTGCGCCGCGCCGGCGTGCCCACACGGGCGGTACTGCCCGTGGGCGGCGGCGGAGGCGCCGAGCTGACCACCCTGCTCGGGGACCTGCCCTGCGTCGCCGTCCCCATCGAGGGCGAGACCAGGGGCAACATCGCCGTCACCGAGGACGACGGCACCACCACCAAGCTCAACGCACCCGGTCCCGTGCTCTCCCCCGAGGAGACCGACGCCCTGCTCTCCGCCCTGGAGAGCGAGCTGGACCGGGGGCCGGCGTGGGTGGTGGCCAGCGGCAGCCTCCCCTCCGGCACCCCCGACGACCTGTACGTGCGCGTCGCCGAACTGGCCGCCTCCTACGGGGTCCCGCTGGCCCTGGACACCTCCGGCAAACCCCTGGAGGCCGCGGCCCGCGCGGGGTCGGTGGCCCTGCTCAAGCCCAACCAGGAGGAGCTGGCCGAGCTGATCGGCCGGGAACTGACCACCGTGGGCGCGGTCACCGAGGCCGCCCGCGAGGTCCTGGGGTGGGGCAACGGCTCCGCCCTGGTGACACTGGGGGGCCACGGTGCGATACTCGTGGACCCCGAGCACACCTGGTGGGCGCGCGGGCCCCGGGTCCGCACGCGCAGCACGGTGGGCGCGGGCGACTGCGCCCTGGCCGGGTTCCTGGGCGCGGAAGGCTCCCCCGAGGACCGGCTGCGGCACGCCGTGGCGTGGGGGACCGCCGCGGTCTCCCTGCCCGGAACCACCGTCCCCTCCCCCGACGACGTGGCCGCCGACGCGATCACCGCGGTGGCCGACCCCGACCCGCAGTGGCCGGTCGACACGCTCTGA
- a CDS encoding HPr family phosphocarrier protein has translation MPQRTVAIASQLGLHARPASLFVQAVNGTGLPVKIAREGQDPVDARSVLAVMALGVKHGETVTLSCEEQENADKVLDELVEMLSRELDA, from the coding sequence ATGCCCCAGCGCACCGTGGCCATCGCCTCCCAGCTCGGCCTGCACGCCCGCCCCGCCAGCCTGTTCGTCCAGGCCGTCAACGGCACCGGCCTGCCCGTCAAGATCGCCCGCGAGGGCCAGGACCCCGTGGACGCCCGCAGCGTGCTCGCCGTGATGGCGCTGGGCGTCAAGCACGGCGAGACGGTCACCCTGTCCTGCGAGGAGCAGGAGAACGCGGACAAGGTCCTGGACGAGCTCGTGGAGATGCTGTCCCGGGAACTGGACGCCTGA
- a CDS encoding SDR family NAD(P)-dependent oxidoreductase: MSATAVVTGASSGIGAATARGLAEEGYDVVLVARRADRVEALAKELAEEGRSARAHALDVTDRAAVEAFADSLASCEVLVNNAGGAIGTETVAEGDPADWRAMYEVNVIGVLNMTQALLPKLIASGDGTVLVVSSTAGHVAYEGGGGYVAAKHGAHSLAATLRLELCGEPVRVLEIAPGMVRTEEFALNRMRGDSGAADAVYAGVPDPLSAEDVADTIVWAVTRPPHVNIDLLVVRPRAQAAQHKVHRVRRGES, encoded by the coding sequence ATGTCAGCGACCGCCGTCGTCACCGGAGCCAGCAGCGGGATCGGGGCCGCCACCGCGCGCGGCCTGGCCGAGGAGGGCTATGACGTGGTCCTGGTCGCCCGCCGCGCCGACCGGGTCGAGGCGCTGGCGAAGGAACTGGCCGAGGAGGGCCGCAGCGCCCGCGCCCACGCCCTCGACGTCACCGACAGGGCCGCCGTCGAAGCCTTCGCCGACTCCCTGGCCTCGTGCGAGGTCCTGGTCAACAACGCGGGCGGCGCGATCGGAACCGAGACCGTCGCCGAGGGCGACCCCGCCGACTGGCGCGCCATGTACGAGGTCAACGTCATCGGTGTGCTCAACATGACCCAGGCCCTGCTGCCCAAGCTGATCGCCAGCGGGGACGGCACCGTGCTGGTCGTCTCCTCCACGGCGGGGCACGTGGCCTACGAGGGCGGCGGCGGGTACGTGGCCGCCAAGCACGGCGCGCACAGCCTCGCCGCCACGCTGCGACTGGAGCTGTGCGGCGAACCGGTGCGCGTGCTGGAGATCGCGCCGGGCATGGTCAGGACCGAGGAGTTCGCCCTCAACCGGATGCGCGGTGACTCCGGGGCCGCCGACGCCGTCTACGCCGGTGTGCCCGACCCGCTGAGCGCCGAGGACGTCGCCGACACCATCGTGTGGGCGGTCACGCGGCCCCCGCACGTGAACATCGACCTGCTCGTGGTGCGACCGCGCGCGCAGGCCGCCCAGCACAAGGTCCACCGCGTGCGGCGGGGGGAGTCCTAA
- a CDS encoding LysR family transcriptional regulator produces the protein MRGIEIRELECFLVLAEEPHPGHAAVRLGVPAETVDLLLRALEDRIGAPLLDRTGPRPCLTPFGEEFLDALRPAYQNLAAVVDGARDRAHGGPSTVRLGFRGKVHGPVAEAVRAFEEREPGTRVRIVETAHSDPFGPLREGEVDAAVVLLPVRELDLVVGAVFSRQPQRLALPADHPLAARTGVGIEDMARVSLIPVRRTPDHWLRVHAPTVTPLGRTIRHETGVDTLREGFSQIAAGRGAMLLSGDVADHADRDGLVLVPVNGLPESSLGLVWPRGDRHPSVPVLAAALADALG, from the coding sequence TTGCGGGGTATCGAGATCCGGGAGCTGGAGTGCTTCCTCGTCCTGGCCGAGGAACCGCACCCCGGACACGCCGCGGTGCGGTTGGGCGTACCCGCGGAGACCGTGGACCTGCTGCTGCGCGCCCTGGAGGACCGGATCGGCGCCCCTCTCCTGGACCGCACGGGCCCGCGCCCGTGCCTCACCCCGTTCGGCGAGGAGTTCCTCGACGCCCTGCGGCCCGCCTACCAGAACCTGGCCGCGGTGGTGGACGGCGCGCGCGACCGCGCCCACGGCGGGCCGTCCACGGTCCGCCTCGGGTTCCGGGGGAAGGTGCACGGCCCGGTGGCCGAGGCGGTGCGCGCCTTCGAGGAGCGCGAGCCCGGCACGCGGGTGCGGATCGTGGAGACGGCCCACTCGGACCCGTTCGGTCCGCTGCGCGAGGGCGAGGTCGACGCCGCCGTCGTCCTGCTGCCGGTGCGCGAACTCGACCTGGTCGTGGGCGCGGTCTTCTCCCGGCAGCCGCAGCGGCTCGCGCTGCCCGCCGACCACCCCCTCGCCGCGCGGACGGGCGTCGGGATCGAGGACATGGCCCGGGTCTCGCTCATCCCGGTCCGGCGGACCCCCGACCACTGGCTGCGGGTCCACGCCCCCACCGTCACCCCCCTGGGCAGGACCATCCGCCACGAGACCGGTGTGGACACCCTGCGGGAGGGGTTCTCCCAGATCGCGGCCGGGAGGGGGGCCATGCTGCTGAGCGGGGACGTCGCGGACCACGCCGACCGGGACGGACTCGTCCTCGTCCCGGTCAACGGCCTGCCGGAGTCGTCCCTCGGCCTGGTGTGGCCGCGCGGGGACCGGCACCCGAGCGTGCCGGTCCTGGCCGCCGCCCTCGCCGACGCCCTGGGCTGA
- a CDS encoding YihY/virulence factor BrkB family protein, whose protein sequence is MVGGDSSDAYDGRSSPEEAEKPTDMSASSWWASLRRTVGEFKEDALADLAAGLTYYAILSLFPALLVLVSLLGLAGPSATQTLTDNISATMPADAARLVTTAIENLQGNQTAAGVFGLVSLAIALWSASGYIAAFMRASNVVYDVPEGRPIWKTLPIRVGVTLLMVVLLSLTVVGVALTGSAAAWVGQLLGLGSTVVTVWNIAKWPVLLLIVVFMIALLYWASPNARRGFRWVSPGSVLAVVLWLLASAAFAFYVANFASYGRTYGTMATVVVFLVWLWITNIAILLGEEFNAEIERGRAISGGRPVDEEPYVDMRDVPKKKHRAHRQQE, encoded by the coding sequence ATGGTGGGAGGCGACTCCTCGGACGCCTACGACGGCCGTTCCTCCCCGGAGGAGGCCGAGAAACCGACCGACATGTCGGCGTCGTCGTGGTGGGCGTCGCTGCGCCGGACCGTCGGCGAGTTCAAGGAGGACGCGCTGGCCGACCTCGCCGCCGGGCTCACCTACTACGCGATCCTGTCGCTCTTCCCGGCGCTGCTCGTGCTGGTGTCACTGCTCGGCCTCGCCGGGCCCTCCGCGACACAGACCCTGACCGACAACATCTCCGCCACCATGCCCGCCGACGCCGCGCGGCTGGTGACGACGGCCATCGAGAACCTCCAGGGCAACCAGACGGCCGCGGGCGTGTTCGGCCTGGTCAGCCTGGCGATCGCCCTGTGGTCGGCCTCCGGCTACATCGCGGCCTTCATGCGCGCCTCCAACGTCGTCTACGACGTGCCCGAGGGACGCCCCATCTGGAAGACGCTGCCGATCCGCGTCGGCGTCACCCTGCTGATGGTCGTCCTGCTGTCCCTGACGGTGGTCGGCGTCGCCCTCACCGGCAGCGCCGCGGCCTGGGTCGGGCAGCTGCTGGGCCTGGGCTCGACCGTGGTGACGGTGTGGAACATCGCGAAGTGGCCGGTGCTGCTGCTCATCGTGGTGTTCATGATCGCGCTCCTGTACTGGGCCTCGCCCAACGCCAGACGCGGGTTCCGCTGGGTCAGTCCGGGGAGCGTGCTGGCGGTCGTGCTCTGGCTGCTCGCCTCGGCCGCCTTCGCCTTCTACGTGGCCAACTTCGCGTCCTACGGCAGGACCTACGGGACCATGGCGACGGTGGTCGTCTTCCTGGTGTGGTTGTGGATCACCAACATCGCGATCCTGCTCGGCGAGGAGTTCAACGCCGAGATCGAACGCGGACGCGCCATCTCCGGCGGCCGGCCGGTGGACGAGGAGCCCTACGTGGACATGCGCGACGTGCCCAAGAAGAAGCACCGGGCCCACCGCCAGCAGGAGTGA
- a CDS encoding DUF3618 domain-containing protein, with translation MGETPDQIRQDIERTRSELTHDTDRLVDHANPRNVVHRRTRRVRHGTRDLKDRIMGSAPSTGEAAEGIRHTTGQAVGMARSLPERAVHQTQGNPIAAGLIAFGAGLLAASVLSESRAEQRAARRVGEHADAIEPARQAVAESAAHVKEQAVESARTAGEHLKGSASEAAQATGEQARHEAKTAKDEMRGS, from the coding sequence ATGGGCGAAACACCCGACCAGATAAGACAGGACATCGAGCGGACCCGCTCGGAGCTGACCCACGACACCGACCGTCTGGTGGACCACGCCAACCCGCGCAACGTCGTGCACCGGCGTACCCGCAGGGTCCGGCACGGGACACGGGACCTGAAGGACCGGATCATGGGTTCCGCCCCCTCGACCGGTGAGGCGGCCGAGGGGATCCGGCACACCACCGGCCAGGCGGTCGGCATGGCGAGGTCGCTGCCGGAGCGGGCCGTGCACCAGACCCAGGGCAACCCCATCGCCGCGGGGCTGATCGCCTTCGGGGCCGGTCTCCTGGCCGCCTCCGTCCTCTCCGAGAGCCGTGCGGAACAGCGCGCGGCCCGGCGGGTGGGTGAGCACGCCGACGCGATCGAGCCGGCACGCCAGGCGGTCGCGGAGTCGGCCGCCCACGTGAAGGAGCAGGCGGTGGAGTCCGCGCGGACCGCCGGGGAGCACCTCAAGGGCAGCGCCTCGGAGGCCGCGCAGGCCACGGGCGAGCAGGCCCGTCACGAGGCGAAGACCGCCAAGGACGAGATGCGCGGTTCCTGA
- a CDS encoding phage holin family protein: protein MATIPGARRETGGERREPGEEEQSFSELLGAVTGDLQKLFRQELALAKAEMREEAAKTGKAAGLLSGAAVAGYLALLLLSLAAMFGLAELIGLGWAALVVAVVWAIVGAVLAVMGRNRMREVSPKPERTIETLKEDAQWAKHPTR, encoded by the coding sequence ATGGCGACCATTCCCGGAGCACGGCGGGAGACCGGCGGGGAACGGCGGGAGCCGGGCGAGGAGGAGCAGTCCTTCTCCGAACTCCTCGGCGCGGTGACCGGAGACCTGCAGAAGCTGTTCCGTCAGGAACTCGCGCTGGCCAAGGCCGAGATGCGCGAGGAGGCGGCCAAGACCGGCAAGGCCGCTGGCCTGCTGAGCGGAGCCGCGGTGGCCGGGTACCTGGCCCTGCTGCTGCTCAGCCTCGCGGCCATGTTCGGACTGGCGGAACTGATCGGCCTGGGCTGGGCCGCGCTGGTCGTCGCGGTGGTGTGGGCGATCGTCGGCGCGGTCCTGGCCGTCATGGGCCGCAACCGCATGCGCGAGGTCTCTCCGAAACCGGAACGCACCATCGAGACCCTCAAGGAGGACGCGCAATGGGCGAAACACCCGACCAGATAA